From the genome of Phytohabitans rumicis, one region includes:
- a CDS encoding YbjN domain-containing protein, giving the protein MSRADVAALIERVCASLALPCEPTGEHSYAVTLAGTHKLKTICNLIVGEHALRVEAFVMRQPDERREELWAWLLQRNSRMYGVAFSIDAVGDVYLTGRVGLRGLDEEELDRLLGSVLSYADDWFDTMLEIGFGTAIRREWEWRVKRGESLANLQAFAHMFVVDTDASDRQTRGVTGETS; this is encoded by the coding sequence GTGAGCCGCGCCGACGTCGCCGCACTCATCGAGCGCGTCTGCGCCTCGCTCGCGCTTCCGTGCGAGCCCACCGGCGAGCACTCGTACGCGGTGACGCTCGCCGGCACCCACAAGCTCAAGACGATCTGCAACCTCATCGTCGGCGAGCACGCGCTGCGGGTCGAGGCGTTCGTGATGCGGCAGCCCGACGAGCGGCGCGAAGAGCTGTGGGCCTGGCTGCTGCAGCGCAACTCCCGCATGTACGGGGTCGCGTTCTCCATCGACGCCGTCGGCGACGTCTACCTCACCGGGCGGGTGGGGCTGCGCGGCCTCGACGAGGAGGAGCTGGACCGGCTGCTGGGCTCGGTGCTGAGCTACGCCGACGACTGGTTCGACACGATGCTGGAGATCGGCTTCGGTACGGCGATTCGCCGCGAGTGGGAGTGGCGGGTCAAGCGCGGAGAGTCGCTGGCGAACCTCCAGGCGTTCGCGCACATGTTCGTTGTGGACACTGACGCTTCCGACCGGCAGACACGCGGTGTGACGGGCGAGACAAGTTAA